A single Pseudomonas sp. MM223 DNA region contains:
- the proC_1 gene encoding Pyrroline-5-carboxylate reductase (*Name proC_1) yields MQSLGILGVGELTEKVVIGLRRSGFEGPILLSPRNAQRAALLAREHGCQVLASNQAVVDQAELVILGVRPHSLAELADGVHLRPGQRLVSLAAGVNLAQLSTAFPGALCVRAMLSYAAQYNQSTVVVCPPDTLTTHYLGPLGKLVVLHGEPEFELATVAACMNGWFYFLLHDLQQWLMDKGLPAAEARALVLGNLQDCVASAGQQPGYTLKALGQAIATPGTFTADGLAVLMHQPVSATWGAACEVVLDGLLTRSGLNEQ; encoded by the coding sequence ATGCAAAGCCTTGGCATTCTCGGGGTGGGCGAACTCACCGAAAAAGTGGTCATCGGCCTGCGTCGCAGCGGTTTCGAGGGCCCCATCCTGCTGTCACCGCGCAATGCGCAACGGGCCGCCCTGCTGGCCCGCGAACACGGCTGCCAGGTGCTGGCCAGCAACCAGGCAGTGGTCGACCAGGCAGAACTGGTCATCCTTGGCGTGCGCCCGCATTCGCTCGCCGAACTGGCAGATGGCGTACACCTGCGCCCCGGCCAGCGCCTGGTCTCGCTCGCCGCCGGGGTCAACCTTGCGCAACTGTCCACCGCTTTCCCTGGTGCCCTCTGTGTGCGTGCGATGCTGTCGTATGCGGCGCAGTACAACCAGTCTACGGTGGTGGTGTGCCCGCCCGATACGCTCACCACACACTACCTGGGGCCACTGGGCAAACTGGTTGTGCTGCACGGCGAGCCGGAATTCGAACTGGCCACCGTGGCGGCGTGCATGAATGGCTGGTTCTACTTCCTGCTGCACGACCTGCAACAATGGCTGATGGACAAAGGCCTGCCCGCAGCCGAAGCACGTGCGCTGGTGCTGGGTAACCTGCAAGACTGCGTGGCCAGTGCCGGGCAGCAGCCGGGGTACACGCTCAAGGCCTTGGGCCAGGCCATTGCCACGCCGGGCACCTTTACGGCGGACGGCCTGGCGGTGCTGATGCATCAGCCGGTAAGCGCCACCTGGGGCGCGGCATGCGAGGTGGTGCTGGACGGGTTGTTGACGCGGTCAGGGCTAAACGAGCAGTAA
- the puuB_3 gene encoding Gamma-glutamylputrescine oxidoreductase (*Name puuB_3): MYRNTSTPADDNGCGWFHLSPPRQPRAAHRGRSEARWVVLGAGFTGLAAARQLALHHPDDEVILVDAQDVGFGASGRNSGFAIDLPHDIGAADYIGDLPTARMNLKLNLRAQAILRELINQHGIDCQIRPDGKYQAAVEDKGLAVLEAYRSGLEKLGQPYQMIDARDLPEHFGTAFYRKALYTPGTQLLQPAALAKGLADSLPGNVTLHERTTITHIEQGRRITLKHANGEIVADQLLLTNNAFASYFGFLPGRLLPIFTYASMTRPLTEDEQARLGGKNTWGIIPADPFGSTLRRTSDQRLLVRNSFSFNADGRANPRHIARAGRQHRDSFERRFPMLSGMAFEYTWGGSMCLSRNHLSHFGTLAPNVHAALCCNGLGITRGTATGTLLADWLSGERDELIDFLLGSAGPNRNPPEPLLSAGVNLNLHWGQRRAGLES; encoded by the coding sequence ATGTACAGAAACACCTCTACCCCCGCGGACGACAACGGTTGCGGCTGGTTCCACCTCAGCCCGCCGCGCCAGCCACGCGCCGCGCACCGGGGGCGGAGCGAGGCGCGCTGGGTGGTGCTTGGCGCGGGCTTCACCGGCCTGGCCGCCGCGCGGCAACTGGCCCTGCATCACCCTGACGACGAAGTGATCCTGGTCGACGCCCAGGACGTCGGCTTCGGCGCCTCGGGGCGCAACTCTGGTTTTGCCATCGACCTACCCCACGACATCGGCGCCGCCGACTACATCGGTGACCTGCCCACGGCGCGGATGAACCTCAAGCTCAACCTGCGCGCACAGGCGATCTTGCGCGAGCTGATCAACCAGCACGGCATCGACTGCCAGATCCGCCCGGACGGCAAGTACCAGGCGGCCGTCGAAGACAAAGGCCTGGCGGTGCTCGAAGCCTACCGCAGCGGCCTGGAAAAACTCGGCCAGCCCTACCAGATGATCGATGCCCGCGACCTGCCCGAGCACTTCGGTACTGCCTTTTACCGCAAGGCGCTGTACACCCCGGGTACCCAACTGCTGCAACCGGCCGCCCTGGCCAAAGGCCTGGCCGACAGCCTGCCAGGCAACGTGACCCTGCACGAACGCACCACCATCACTCACATCGAACAGGGCCGGCGCATCACCCTCAAGCACGCCAATGGCGAGATCGTCGCCGACCAGTTGCTGCTGACCAACAATGCCTTTGCCTCGTACTTCGGCTTCCTGCCTGGCCGTTTGCTGCCCATCTTCACTTACGCCAGCATGACCCGCCCGCTGACCGAGGACGAACAAGCCCGTCTGGGTGGCAAGAACACCTGGGGCATCATCCCGGCAGACCCGTTCGGCAGCACCCTGCGGCGCACCTCGGACCAGCGCCTGCTGGTGCGCAACAGCTTCAGTTTCAATGCCGATGGCCGCGCCAACCCACGCCACATTGCCCGTGCCGGGCGCCAGCATCGCGATTCGTTCGAGCGGCGCTTCCCCATGCTGTCGGGCATGGCGTTCGAATACACCTGGGGTGGCTCGATGTGCCTGTCGCGCAACCACCTGTCGCACTTCGGCACCCTCGCACCCAATGTGCACGCGGCGCTGTGCTGCAACGGCCTTGGCATCACCCGTGGCACGGCGACCGGCACCCTGCTGGCTGACTGGCTGAGCGGCGAACGCGACGAGCTGATCGACTTTCTGCTCGGTTCCGCTGGCCCCAACCGCAACCCGCCGGAGCCGCTGTTGAGCGCAGGCGTCAACCTTAACCTGCACTGGGGCCAGCGCCGCGCCGGCCTGGAAAGCTGA
- the ygcS_2 gene encoding Inner membrane metabolite transport protein YgcS (*Name ygcS_2) has protein sequence MSSQVSFEDLPLSRFHIRTVFSGTGGQFSDGFVLGIIGIAVSMAAGPLQLNALWMGLLGAASLAGLFLGSLVAGPLADKYGRRTIFAWDMLLFAVISASQFFVTSPEQLLALRLLLGLVLGFDYVVSKSLVTEFAPRRYRGRLLSVLAAAWAAGYVAAYLVGFAIRDIGPDAWRIMLALSGVPALLILPLRMGVPESPIWLMARGRAAEALAIVHSKFGPHVTLPATPPLAHKRGSIGELLSKRWRRNTLVGCVFYTCQVIPFFALGTFSPRVLEALNVQDKFVGGLVYNVLLMLGALLGLLIIDRISRRAFLVGTFYLSAVGLAVLAWGSFGAVGTILAFGFFACVLAAAVNLEFVYPGEPVSHPSACLGYRSCCGRQPLRLGLCHLPATPGCAAPGRAHGVGRMRRSTGVWRYFLPPLRT, from the coding sequence ATGAGTAGCCAAGTTTCGTTCGAAGACCTCCCCCTGAGCCGCTTCCATATCCGGACGGTTTTCAGTGGCACCGGCGGTCAATTCAGTGACGGATTCGTGCTAGGGATCATCGGCATCGCGGTCAGCATGGCGGCGGGGCCGTTGCAATTGAATGCGCTGTGGATGGGCTTGCTCGGCGCGGCGTCATTGGCCGGCCTGTTTCTCGGCAGCCTGGTCGCCGGGCCTCTGGCCGACAAGTACGGCCGCCGCACCATCTTTGCCTGGGACATGCTGCTGTTTGCAGTGATTTCGGCCTCGCAGTTCTTCGTGACCTCACCTGAGCAGCTATTGGCACTGCGCCTGCTGCTGGGCCTGGTGTTGGGTTTCGACTACGTGGTGAGCAAATCGCTGGTCACCGAGTTCGCGCCGCGCCGTTACCGCGGGCGTTTGCTCAGTGTGCTGGCAGCCGCTTGGGCGGCCGGTTACGTGGCGGCTTATCTGGTGGGCTTCGCCATTCGTGATATCGGCCCCGATGCCTGGCGCATCATGCTCGCCTTGAGCGGTGTGCCGGCGCTGCTGATCTTGCCGCTGCGCATGGGCGTGCCGGAGTCGCCTATCTGGCTGATGGCCCGTGGGCGTGCTGCCGAGGCGCTGGCCATCGTGCACAGCAAGTTCGGCCCCCACGTGACCTTGCCGGCAACGCCGCCACTTGCCCACAAACGCGGCAGTATTGGCGAGCTGTTGAGCAAGCGGTGGCGCCGCAATACCCTGGTCGGCTGCGTGTTCTACACCTGCCAGGTGATCCCGTTCTTCGCCCTGGGCACCTTCTCGCCGCGTGTGCTGGAGGCGCTGAATGTGCAGGACAAGTTTGTTGGCGGCCTGGTGTACAACGTGCTGCTGATGCTTGGTGCACTGCTGGGCCTGCTGATCATCGACCGCATCTCACGGCGGGCCTTCCTGGTCGGTACCTTCTACCTCAGCGCCGTGGGCCTTGCAGTGCTGGCTTGGGGCAGCTTTGGTGCGGTGGGCACCATCCTCGCCTTCGGCTTCTTCGCCTGCGTGCTGGCGGCGGCGGTGAACCTGGAGTTCGTCTACCCGGGTGAGCCTGTTTCCCACCCATCTGCGTGCCTCGGGTATCGGTCTTGCTGTGGCCGCCAGCCGCTTCGGCTCGGCCTTTGCCACCTTCCTGCTACCCCTGGCTGTGCAGCACCTGGGCGTGCACATGGCGTTGGGCGTATGCGTCGGAGTACTGGTGTTTGGCGGTATTTTCTGCCACCTCTTCGCACCTGA
- the aspA_1 gene encoding Aspartate ammonia-lyase (*Name aspA_1), with the protein MSTFERVEQDYVGEVRIPAGKLYGVNSVRGFDNLSVAPLSVAHYPAFRDAFALCKWAAALANQDCGVITGAQAEAIALACQSVIAGECDDSLIVDLLEGSGGTSTNMNFNEVIANRAQQLLGHAAGSYDVVHPNDHVNISQSTNDVYPAALKIATYNMLGGLIEEVRQLAQAFDVKAVQFADILHLGRTCLQDAQPMRLGQLFSGYASLAHRLADELVAVRDKLRTLPLGGTAIGTGFGAPAGYRAAVYQHLAVVSGVEYLAPANPFDAMQNMDVFARVSGELRTCSASLAKIAADLTKLSSGPVGGLGELKLPEAQAGSSIMPGKVNPVLPMAMIQLSFAVIGNDTAVAQAVQYGELEINHFEPVVASRVFDSITLLTQGIQRFREKCVAGIQANEARNLAHLTGSMAVATALVPQLGYAKVSKLARQSVIEGRSLLAIMAESGVMSEAEAMAAIEKASCPVFD; encoded by the coding sequence GTGAGTACTTTTGAACGCGTCGAGCAGGACTACGTAGGTGAGGTGCGCATTCCGGCCGGCAAGCTGTACGGCGTGAACAGCGTGAGAGGCTTCGACAACCTGAGCGTTGCGCCGCTGAGCGTGGCCCATTACCCGGCGTTTCGCGATGCCTTTGCCCTGTGCAAGTGGGCGGCAGCGTTGGCCAACCAGGACTGTGGCGTTATTACCGGGGCCCAGGCCGAAGCTATTGCCCTGGCTTGCCAGTCGGTAATTGCTGGCGAGTGCGACGATTCGCTGATCGTAGACCTGCTGGAAGGCTCCGGTGGTACCTCGACCAACATGAACTTCAACGAAGTTATCGCCAACCGTGCCCAACAGCTTTTGGGGCATGCAGCTGGCAGCTACGATGTGGTCCACCCCAATGACCACGTCAATATTTCGCAGTCGACCAACGATGTGTACCCGGCCGCACTCAAGATTGCCACCTACAACATGCTTGGCGGCTTGATCGAAGAGGTGCGCCAGCTGGCGCAGGCCTTCGACGTGAAGGCCGTGCAGTTTGCCGACATCCTGCACCTGGGCCGTACCTGCCTGCAGGATGCGCAACCCATGCGCCTTGGGCAGTTGTTTTCCGGTTACGCTTCGCTGGCCCATCGACTGGCTGACGAACTGGTGGCAGTGCGCGACAAACTGCGTACGCTGCCCTTGGGCGGAACCGCTATCGGTACCGGGTTCGGAGCCCCTGCCGGCTACCGTGCAGCGGTGTATCAGCACCTGGCGGTAGTCAGTGGCGTCGAGTACCTAGCCCCGGCCAACCCGTTCGATGCCATGCAGAACATGGATGTGTTTGCACGCGTTTCCGGCGAGCTGCGTACCTGTTCGGCATCTTTGGCAAAAATTGCTGCCGACTTGACCAAACTGTCGTCCGGCCCTGTGGGTGGGCTGGGTGAATTGAAGTTGCCGGAAGCGCAGGCCGGCTCGTCGATCATGCCCGGCAAGGTTAACCCGGTGTTGCCGATGGCGATGATCCAGCTCAGCTTCGCGGTGATCGGCAACGACACGGCGGTGGCCCAGGCGGTGCAATACGGAGAGCTTGAGATCAACCATTTCGAACCGGTCGTGGCGTCGCGGGTGTTCGACAGCATCACTTTGCTTACCCAGGGTATCCAGCGTTTCCGCGAGAAGTGCGTGGCGGGGATTCAGGCCAATGAAGCGCGCAATCTGGCGCACCTGACCGGATCGATGGCGGTGGCGACGGCCCTGGTGCCGCAGTTGGGATATGCCAAGGTCAGCAAGCTGGCGCGCCAGTCGGTTATTGAAGGACGGTCGTTGCTGGCGATCATGGCCGAGTCGGGGGTGATGAGCGAGGCCGAGGCGATGGCGGCGATCGAGAAGGCATCCTGTCCGGTGTTCGACTGA
- the cdhR_4 gene encoding HTH-type transcriptional regulator CdhR (*Name cdhR_4), which translates to MRADYSFLEPLKPPPDAVTPVRFGIVATPDFTLISLACFVDCLRLAADERDFSRQIYCAWELLSHDDAPIRASCGFPVVPTQRFADPGAFDYIVVHSGLLQSKLPYPDELYAFIRRAVAANVPIIGLCTGTFVLAELGLLDGRRCAVQFSMAAAMKQVHPKVIPVADVPVVTDGQFITCPGGLASINLAMHLVAEHCGKSRADKTLHYVLSERGFDDMQALREGPENGLRCLDPRVVNAVGLMRQRLIETTTIAALADEVGTTERELTRLFKKHLRATPASYWRRMRLKAAHWMVLNSSRSITQIAYECGFTDSSHMIHWFKREFDVTPARLREVHVQIGLL; encoded by the coding sequence ATGCGCGCCGACTATTCCTTCCTAGAACCCCTCAAACCGCCCCCGGACGCTGTCACCCCGGTGCGTTTCGGCATCGTCGCCACACCCGACTTCACCCTCATTTCACTGGCCTGCTTCGTCGACTGCCTGCGCCTGGCCGCCGACGAGCGCGACTTCAGCCGGCAGATCTACTGCGCCTGGGAGTTGCTGTCGCATGACGATGCGCCGATCCGCGCCAGCTGCGGCTTCCCGGTGGTGCCAACGCAGCGTTTCGCAGACCCTGGCGCATTCGACTACATCGTCGTGCACAGTGGTTTGCTGCAAAGCAAGCTGCCCTACCCCGATGAGCTGTATGCCTTCATCCGCCGCGCCGTGGCCGCCAATGTTCCGATCATCGGCCTGTGCACCGGCACTTTCGTGCTCGCCGAATTGGGCCTGCTGGACGGCCGACGTTGCGCCGTGCAGTTCTCGATGGCAGCAGCGATGAAGCAGGTGCACCCCAAGGTGATTCCCGTCGCCGATGTGCCGGTGGTCACCGACGGGCAGTTCATCACCTGCCCCGGCGGCCTTGCCTCGATCAACCTGGCCATGCACCTGGTAGCCGAGCACTGTGGCAAGTCACGGGCGGACAAGACCCTGCACTACGTGCTGTCCGAACGGGGCTTCGATGACATGCAGGCTTTGCGTGAGGGCCCTGAGAACGGCCTGCGTTGCCTGGACCCGAGGGTGGTGAATGCCGTGGGGCTGATGCGCCAGCGCCTGATCGAAACCACAACCATCGCGGCACTGGCCGATGAAGTGGGCACCACCGAGCGGGAGTTGACCCGCCTGTTCAAGAAGCACCTGCGCGCCACGCCCGCCAGCTATTGGCGGCGCATGCGCCTGAAGGCGGCACACTGGATGGTGCTTAACAGCAGCCGCTCGATCACCCAGATTGCCTACGAATGCGGCTTTACCGACAGCTCGCACATGATTCACTGGTTCAAGCGCGAGTTCGATGTAACCCCGGCGCGGTTGCGCGAGGTGCATGTGCAGATTGGCCTGTTGTGA